The nucleotide sequence CCCCCACTTGTATACAGCTATTGAGACAACAATTGATATTTTCGCAGATGAGATAAAAATGGATCCCATAGACGTAAGGATGAAGAACGTTATAAAGGACGAGTACTATGAGACAGCTTCTGGTGGTAAGTATAGGTCGTTCAGCTGTTATAAGGTGTTGAGGAGGATGAAGGAGTTATACGACAAATTAAATACTGATGTAGAGATGGAGAGGGCAAAAGGTAAGAGGATTGGGGTAGGAGTCTCCCTGATAATTGAGCCCTCTGGGACAAATATTGGTTACCTGGATTTGGCTAGAGAGTCATCGGACTTCTTACCTAAGTCCTCAGCACAAGATATTGTGATGGTCTATATTGACCTTTATGGGAAAGTCAAGGTCTTTGTGAACGGGAGTAATGAAGGTCAAGGTCATGAGACTGTAGTATCGGAACAAGTATCAAGGAGACTAGGCGTAAAACCTCAGGATGTAGACGTGATATATAGGACAGACACAGAGAGACCTTGGGCTGTCTCCTCTGGGACATATTCCAGCAGATTTGCGCCCATAGTCATGGAAGCCTTAAATAGGGCTCTGGACAGTTTAGAGGACAAGCTGTTGCTAGCTGCGTCTGAGCTCTTAGGAGTGCAGAAGAGCTCTCTAAAGATAAAGGAGGGAAAAGTCACCACGGTAACTGAGGATAAATCGGTATCCTTAAGGCAACTGGTGGGGATATTCCACTGGGACCCCGTGAAACTTAGAAATACTGAACAAGGGTTAGTCGCTGTAGGTCACTTCCAATCACCTTATGCTGATAACCTTAAAGAGGGCAAAATAAACTCTTCAATATCTTACGGCTGTATGGGTCAAGTGGTGGAGGTTGAAATTGGAGAGACGGAAATGCCATTTATTAGAAGGGCATATGTTATACATGACGCGGGAAAGATACTTAATGAGAAGATGGCGGAGGGACAAATAGTAGGGGCATCATTTCAAGGTGTCGAGGTCTCACTTTTCTCTTCACTTGAGTATAATGAGGATGGCATTCCTTTATCCCAGAACTTCAGTGACTATCTTGTATTGACAGCCATGGAGTCACCTAACATAGAGGTTCAGCACATTACGAGTGATCCCAATCATGTAGCTGGATTGGGAGAAGGAGGAATAATAAGTATGCCACCTGCAATAATAAACGCACTGAGGAAGGTAATTAAGATCAACAGTATTCCAGCTCTGAAAGAAATCATTAGTTCGAAATAATCTCCTGAGTCTTGGTTAATGGAGAATGACGTACCCTTAGTGAGTGATCTAGATTACTGTTGTTAGAAAAATAATTTAGGACGCTTTAGTTGTGCAATTCCTTCTTTAATCTACACCCTTAAAGAAAGAAATAGTTGCATTTACAAGAGTGATTTTTAAATG is from Sulfolobus acidocaldarius DSM 639 and encodes:
- a CDS encoding xanthine dehydrogenase family protein molybdopterin-binding subunit, whose amino-acid sequence is MFKEGLRFVKGEGSYIDDMIIKEYKNHLHVSILRSPYAHALIKRIDYSDASKAGVKVITFRDLMNFLSPFPLSLDTKVEYYPIARDKAVYYGEPVALVIAKDQYEAEDAKELIQVDYEPIKPVVTIEDSLKSEPIHPQVKSNIVLNKTFTYGDFEYESEKSEVVVENRVKFPRYSCSPLETYEVFARYDGDKYEIYSNFQGPYSIHYLLTKALKADVLLKGPRDIGGSFGIKSAIYPYMALIASASRVIWRPLLWRETRTEHVIASSAGAERESVVKVYGNRSGKINAIEIKAIDNLGAYPRPPEPGNLLRNHGNLTGAYDIKSMKVNYMAVLTNTIPTGLNRGYGAPHLYTAIETTIDIFADEIKMDPIDVRMKNVIKDEYYETASGGKYRSFSCYKVLRRMKELYDKLNTDVEMERAKGKRIGVGVSLIIEPSGTNIGYLDLARESSDFLPKSSAQDIVMVYIDLYGKVKVFVNGSNEGQGHETVVSEQVSRRLGVKPQDVDVIYRTDTERPWAVSSGTYSSRFAPIVMEALNRALDSLEDKLLLAASELLGVQKSSLKIKEGKVTTVTEDKSVSLRQLVGIFHWDPVKLRNTEQGLVAVGHFQSPYADNLKEGKINSSISYGCMGQVVEVEIGETEMPFIRRAYVIHDAGKILNEKMAEGQIVGASFQGVEVSLFSSLEYNEDGIPLSQNFSDYLVLTAMESPNIEVQHITSDPNHVAGLGEGGIISMPPAIINALRKVIKINSIPALKEIISSK